A single window of Hyphomicrobiales bacterium DNA harbors:
- a CDS encoding Ribose operon repressor — protein sequence MARKDSVSSIPTPSIEARPRRRSTLKDVARLAGVSPMTVSNVVNGTLRGYNEETRDRVLAAVERANYRPDIAARSLRTDRRMAVGMLVVQTGRRFLADPYITSLLDGLCAGLNQRGYSLVLQGLHVDELATASLVQQLQTDGLCVLMSGNFMANTAFRATLKAMRQPIVMFQQPQPDPDGDICSLRQDDFDGGRVVCEHLVQRGARHLVAVVPELDWPAMSARVAGAHHFIETSGARTKMTVLTSSDESAAATQGAVEGFMASDARFDAIFAGNDQMAIAVHRLLTRRQVRIPEDVMLAGFNGLDFIDYFGTRLTTVRSPAFELGQLGAYHMVKRIETGGFDSRAITLPTELMTGTTT from the coding sequence ATGGCCCGTAAAGACAGTGTGAGCAGTATCCCAACCCCGTCTATCGAGGCGCGCCCCCGGCGCCGTTCGACCTTGAAGGATGTGGCACGCCTGGCGGGCGTTTCACCGATGACCGTCTCGAATGTCGTCAATGGCACACTCCGGGGCTACAACGAAGAGACCCGCGACCGTGTGCTTGCGGCGGTCGAGCGAGCGAACTACCGGCCGGACATCGCGGCGCGCTCGTTGCGAACCGACCGACGGATGGCGGTCGGAATGCTCGTGGTACAGACCGGACGCCGCTTTCTGGCCGACCCCTATATCACCAGCTTGCTGGACGGGCTGTGCGCTGGCCTTAACCAGCGGGGCTATTCTCTGGTCCTGCAGGGCCTGCATGTGGACGAGCTCGCGACCGCGTCGCTCGTCCAGCAGTTGCAAACCGATGGACTGTGCGTGCTCATGTCCGGCAATTTCATGGCCAACACCGCGTTCAGAGCGACGCTGAAGGCCATGCGCCAGCCGATCGTGATGTTTCAGCAACCTCAGCCCGACCCTGACGGTGACATCTGCTCATTGCGCCAGGATGATTTTGACGGCGGTCGGGTTGTCTGCGAGCACTTGGTGCAACGTGGCGCCCGGCATCTCGTTGCGGTCGTGCCGGAGCTCGACTGGCCGGCCATGTCAGCGCGCGTCGCCGGCGCGCACCATTTCATCGAGACATCCGGTGCGCGCACAAAGATGACGGTGCTGACGTCGAGCGACGAATCGGCCGCCGCCACCCAAGGCGCCGTCGAGGGCTTCATGGCCTCCGATGCGCGCTTCGACGCCATCTTCGCCGGCAATGACCAGATGGCGATCGCCGTGCATCGCCTTCTGACGCGCCGTCAGGTCCGTATCCCCGAGGACGTCATGCTGGCCGGCTTCAATGGGCTCGATTTCATCGACTATTTCGGCACGCGGCTGACGACCGTGCGCTCACCAGCCTTCGAGCTTGGCCAACTCGGCGCATATCACATGGTGAAGCGTATCGAAACTGGCGGCTTCGACAGCCGCGCGATCACCTTGCCCACCGAACTCATGACTGGCACCACGACTTGA
- a CDS encoding Glutamate-1-semialdehyde aminotransferase, with translation MTETMAEAVARRRQYIAGGTMSINRAINPAKLFVRAKGAYLWDAEGNSYIDYHAGFAPYLFGHADKEIDDAVIAAIGSGASLIGAGTMPWEAEIAEMLVEAVPGLDQIQLTSTGSEAVSYALRLARAATGRDTVVVMQGGYNGWSDYVSYNLMDQKDIVADHREGDEYPLRVTTAGIPKAIDATVRVIEYNDLPAAEKVLARGDVAALILEPVLQNIGVVKPQVGYLEGLRALCDRYGTVLIFDEVKTGFRHALGGYQAIAGVRPDLCTFGKAVANGYPLGVVGGRHDIMALCNDPVASRRVVIAGTYNGHPVNVAAARASLLRLKSREAEVYGELERLGARMQAGIEAIFARRNYPTTFVRQGSAFALYFMDHAPRNWRDIALHNDNERDVAYRRAMIEAGIFHFPAATKQSSISLAHTDDEIDRTIALTEKVVRTLA, from the coding sequence ATGACTGAGACTATGGCGGAGGCCGTGGCCAGACGACGCCAGTATATTGCCGGCGGCACCATGTCTATCAATCGCGCGATCAACCCGGCGAAGCTCTTCGTACGCGCCAAGGGCGCCTATCTCTGGGATGCCGAGGGGAATTCGTATATCGATTACCACGCCGGTTTTGCACCTTACCTGTTTGGGCATGCTGACAAGGAAATCGATGATGCCGTTATCGCTGCCATCGGTAGTGGAGCCTCCCTGATCGGCGCCGGTACCATGCCATGGGAAGCCGAAATTGCTGAAATGCTTGTCGAGGCCGTGCCCGGACTCGATCAGATCCAGCTGACCAGCACCGGTTCGGAGGCGGTTTCCTATGCGCTGCGGCTCGCCCGCGCAGCAACCGGCCGTGATACCGTGGTCGTCATGCAGGGCGGTTACAACGGCTGGTCGGATTATGTTTCCTATAATCTCATGGATCAGAAGGATATCGTCGCGGACCACCGGGAAGGCGATGAGTACCCGTTGCGCGTGACGACGGCCGGGATCCCAAAGGCAATCGACGCGACGGTGCGGGTAATCGAATACAACGATCTTCCTGCTGCTGAGAAAGTTCTCGCGCGCGGAGATGTGGCTGCCCTCATCCTGGAGCCCGTCCTGCAGAATATTGGCGTGGTCAAGCCTCAGGTCGGTTATCTGGAAGGCCTGCGCGCGCTGTGTGACCGCTACGGAACAGTGCTGATCTTCGACGAAGTGAAGACCGGCTTTCGTCATGCGCTCGGGGGCTACCAGGCGATCGCAGGCGTGCGCCCCGACCTCTGCACCTTCGGCAAGGCGGTCGCAAACGGATATCCGCTGGGCGTGGTCGGAGGTCGGCACGATATCATGGCACTCTGCAATGATCCTGTCGCGAGCCGGCGTGTCGTGATTGCAGGGACCTACAATGGCCATCCGGTCAATGTGGCGGCCGCTCGCGCCAGCCTTTTGCGTCTCAAGTCACGCGAGGCGGAAGTCTACGGAGAGCTGGAACGATTGGGCGCGAGAATGCAGGCGGGAATAGAAGCTATATTTGCGCGCCGCAACTATCCCACCACTTTCGTGCGACAGGGCTCGGCCTTCGCCTTGTACTTCATGGATCATGCGCCGCGAAACTGGCGTGATATCGCGCTTCACAATGACAACGAGCGCGATGTCGCATACCGCAGAGCGATGATAGAAGCAGGGATATTCCATTTCCCGGCTGCCACCAAGCAATCAAGCATTTCGCTGGCGCATACGGATGACGAGATTGATCGCACCATCGCCCTCACTGAGAAAGTCGTCCGTACGCTGGCCTGA
- a CDS encoding Sugar phosphate isomerase/epimerase — protein sequence MPVFPITVFTKPWVSEGLPQLADKLAATGLDGVELAVRPGYQVTPETAAVGLQEASRIFATRGLRIASVASTADEAMIAACGDAGIPLIRVMAPIDMQIGYRQAIENHQRGFDALLPALVRHNVTIGVQNHYGFFVGSSTGLLHLLGKYDPRHVCAVLDMAHCALDGEPVSLAVDIIKDHLHGLVNFKSAYRTRVNGLEDEAIFKVRWTTHRHGGYSWREFADCLRGIGFRGTLCLPAEYSNPDGGPQRMGDNVLPYLRKDLAHLRELSANW from the coding sequence ATGCCCGTCTTTCCTATCACGGTCTTCACCAAGCCCTGGGTCTCCGAGGGCTTGCCGCAACTCGCCGACAAACTCGCCGCCACCGGCCTCGATGGCGTGGAACTCGCGGTGCGCCCGGGCTACCAAGTGACGCCGGAGACCGCCGCCGTCGGCCTGCAGGAGGCATCACGCATATTTGCGACCCGCGGCCTCAGGATTGCAAGCGTCGCGAGCACAGCTGACGAAGCCATGATCGCGGCTTGTGGCGATGCGGGAATACCGCTGATCCGTGTGATGGCGCCAATCGATATGCAGATTGGCTATCGCCAGGCTATCGAGAACCATCAGCGCGGCTTTGACGCGCTGCTGCCAGCACTTGTCAGGCACAACGTTACCATTGGCGTACAAAACCACTATGGCTTCTTCGTTGGGAGCAGCACGGGCCTCCTCCATCTTCTTGGGAAGTATGACCCGCGGCATGTTTGCGCGGTCCTGGACATGGCCCATTGCGCGCTGGATGGCGAGCCTGTCTCCCTGGCGGTCGATATTATCAAGGACCATCTGCATGGTCTGGTGAACTTCAAGAGTGCCTACCGCACTCGTGTCAATGGCCTGGAAGACGAGGCCATTTTCAAGGTCAGATGGACGACCCACCGGCACGGTGGCTATTCATGGCGCGAATTTGCCGACTGTCTGCGTGGAATTGGATTCCGCGGAACATTATGCCTTCCGGCTGAATATTCCAATCCCGACGGCGGTCCCCAGCGCATGGGCGATAATGTTCTTCCCTATCTCAGGAAGGATCTCGCCCATCTCCGTGAACTCAGCGCGAACTGGTGA
- a CDS encoding D-galactarolactone cycloisomerase, producing MKITRIEPILLTAPLDSGPVAWSGGHIPMFCACLVRVHTDAGISGLGETYGGLFAPEAAKAIVEHYETMAIGLDASDVGGVWNRLYMGGLFWGRAGFAVSVLSAIEMALWDINGKALDLPAYKLLGGKVHDRLRIYASGGLDGTAEEFRRELQGYVEKGFTAVKIRGGYGPRYDGARATLARETLGEARYLMMDMVQGHNPRPWSAAEAIVVAEAVGDADLTWLEEPCAAYDYDGYAKVRAKARMPISGGESSTTLHEFKHFFDRAALDVAQPDAAHCGGMAEFCKIATAANAAGVRVVPHAWGSGPALTSNYHAAFTTANCFMVEFPTIENPLRHALLVEPLQVVDGFLLPPTAPGLGLELTDDVIARYPFNRDAVVRPRFDRADPTGWL from the coding sequence ATGAAAATCACGCGGATCGAGCCGATCCTGTTGACCGCGCCGCTCGACAGTGGACCTGTCGCCTGGTCAGGCGGGCATATTCCCATGTTTTGCGCTTGCCTGGTACGTGTGCACACCGATGCGGGCATCTCCGGTCTAGGCGAAACCTATGGAGGGCTGTTCGCTCCTGAGGCCGCGAAAGCGATCGTCGAGCACTACGAGACCATGGCCATTGGGCTCGATGCCAGCGACGTTGGCGGTGTCTGGAACCGCCTTTACATGGGCGGCTTGTTTTGGGGGAGGGCAGGCTTCGCAGTCAGCGTCCTGAGCGCTATCGAGATGGCTCTATGGGATATCAATGGCAAAGCGCTTGATTTGCCGGCTTACAAGCTGCTGGGCGGCAAGGTGCACGATCGCCTCCGCATTTATGCCTCCGGGGGCCTCGACGGCACGGCCGAAGAGTTTCGCAGGGAACTCCAAGGATACGTTGAAAAGGGCTTCACCGCGGTGAAGATCCGCGGCGGTTATGGCCCACGTTACGATGGCGCCCGCGCCACGCTCGCTCGTGAGACGCTGGGTGAGGCGCGTTACCTGATGATGGATATGGTGCAGGGGCACAACCCGCGGCCGTGGAGCGCCGCTGAGGCGATTGTCGTGGCCGAGGCTGTAGGCGATGCGGATCTCACCTGGCTGGAGGAACCATGCGCCGCGTACGACTACGACGGCTATGCCAAGGTCCGCGCCAAGGCACGGATGCCCATTTCGGGCGGAGAGAGCTCGACCACGCTGCACGAGTTCAAGCATTTCTTCGATCGCGCGGCCCTAGACGTGGCGCAGCCGGACGCCGCCCATTGCGGCGGCATGGCCGAGTTCTGCAAGATTGCCACGGCGGCCAATGCCGCCGGCGTGCGCGTCGTGCCCCATGCCTGGGGATCAGGGCCTGCGCTGACCTCAAACTATCATGCGGCCTTCACCACGGCGAATTGCTTCATGGTCGAGTTCCCGACGATCGAGAACCCTCTGCGCCACGCCCTGCTTGTCGAGCCACTGCAGGTGGTCGACGGCTTCCTGCTGCCGCCGACTGCGCCGGGACTGGGCCTCGAACTGACCGACGACGTCATCGCTCGATACCCCTTTAATCGAGACGCTGTGGTAAGGCCACGCTTCGATCGCGCTGATCCGACGGGCTGGCTCTGA
- a CDS encoding Amino acid ABC transporter membrane protein 1 (PAAT family): MTYQFQFGAVFARAELLIDGFLLTLQLTVLTGVIGLALGLSCAIIRTYGPRQARLAVATYVEIFRNTPFLVQLFLIFFGIPEIGKAFGLRWLPSPYVAGLAALSINIGAYATEIIRAGLQSVHRSQIEAAESLGLTRWQVIRYVVLPPALSNVYPALSSEFILLMLGTSVVSVISVEELTGTANLIQSETYRTFETYALIWVIYFALAIVLKWILDAIAMRFIGRRKPPPAIAGAVHA; this comes from the coding sequence GTGACCTATCAATTCCAGTTCGGGGCGGTGTTCGCCCGCGCCGAACTGCTGATCGACGGCTTTCTACTGACATTACAACTCACGGTGCTGACAGGCGTCATCGGCCTCGCGCTGGGCCTGAGCTGCGCAATCATCCGCACCTACGGGCCGCGACAAGCGCGTCTGGCGGTAGCGACTTATGTCGAGATCTTCCGTAATACGCCGTTTCTCGTGCAATTATTTCTGATTTTCTTCGGTATCCCGGAGATAGGTAAAGCCTTTGGTCTGCGCTGGCTTCCCTCGCCCTATGTCGCTGGACTTGCCGCATTGTCGATCAATATCGGCGCTTATGCCACCGAGATCATCAGAGCCGGTCTTCAGTCTGTACATCGCAGTCAGATTGAGGCGGCAGAATCTCTGGGCCTGACGCGTTGGCAGGTGATCCGCTATGTCGTGCTGCCGCCGGCACTCAGCAACGTATATCCAGCGCTTTCAAGCGAGTTCATCCTCTTGATGTTAGGAACCAGCGTCGTATCAGTGATATCTGTCGAGGAATTGACCGGAACGGCTAATCTAATTCAATCTGAAACATATCGAACGTTTGAGACTTACGCGCTGATATGGGTGATTTATTTCGCACTGGCGATCGTGCTGAAGTGGATTCTGGACGCAATCGCCATGCGTTTCATCGGCCGGCGGAAGCCGCCACCCGCGATCGCGGGTGCTGTCCATGCGTAG
- a CDS encoding putative Heme-regulated two-component response regulator (Evidence 3 : Putative function from multiple computational evidences), with amino-acid sequence MLTRNDDGAGRDAQGGDLTQHLTTTPHQIFVTVVSQSADELVGLFYDTFLKHPEAAMFLSHTLVQERLSQSLRSWLIELATAGDSRDFEQRQKKIGEVHARIRIPIHLVFEGASLVKQRLIVLLNERTDLDRQGFASVILLLSQRIDRAMGLMSRAYVTRATQGAEADEAFRLFALGQDIGLERESQRAALMEWSQSVLFGLFSLGRSDRQVPIADSSFGLWLRHRASVMFQGTPAIDEINRAMVHIDSILLPQLVGGQTTETTARIIEELKSRIETIKLLLSDLFQSVAGLENGRDPLTRTLSRRFLPSILGREIAMARTNNLPFTVLMIDLDHFKRINDGWGHGAGDLVLRQIAEIVLDAVRLSDFVFRFGGEEFLVALVETDRATAYQVAERIREAIMQQPLQLPDGATVAATTSIGVAAFEGHPDFEFVVRAADRALYRAKELGRNRTEMAPPTKSGEEPV; translated from the coding sequence ATGCTGACGCGTAACGATGATGGTGCCGGACGGGATGCACAAGGCGGAGATCTCACGCAGCATCTGACCACGACCCCTCATCAAATCTTCGTCACGGTTGTTTCTCAGTCAGCAGACGAACTTGTGGGTCTTTTTTATGATACGTTTTTGAAGCATCCCGAAGCGGCAATGTTCCTTAGCCATACCCTTGTTCAGGAACGCCTGAGCCAGTCCTTGCGGTCCTGGTTGATCGAACTCGCGACTGCGGGCGACTCGCGTGACTTTGAACAACGGCAGAAAAAAATCGGCGAAGTGCATGCCCGCATAAGGATACCGATCCATCTTGTCTTCGAAGGAGCGAGCCTCGTCAAACAGCGACTGATCGTCCTTCTGAATGAGAGGACGGATCTCGATCGGCAGGGATTTGCCAGTGTGATCTTGCTCCTCAGCCAGCGCATCGATCGCGCAATGGGACTCATGAGCCGTGCTTACGTGACGCGGGCAACCCAAGGGGCGGAGGCGGACGAAGCCTTTCGGCTGTTCGCACTCGGCCAAGACATCGGCCTCGAACGGGAAAGCCAACGTGCGGCCTTGATGGAATGGAGCCAATCGGTCCTTTTCGGTCTCTTCAGCCTGGGAAGGTCCGACCGACAGGTGCCGATCGCCGATTCATCCTTCGGCTTGTGGCTTCGCCATCGCGCCAGCGTGATGTTCCAGGGCACCCCCGCCATCGACGAAATCAATCGGGCGATGGTCCACATCGACAGCATTCTTCTTCCGCAGTTAGTTGGCGGCCAGACCACTGAAACGACAGCGCGGATCATCGAAGAACTCAAATCGCGCATCGAGACGATCAAGCTTCTCCTGTCAGATCTTTTCCAGAGCGTCGCGGGTCTTGAAAATGGGCGCGATCCATTGACGCGCACCCTGAGCCGGCGCTTCCTACCCTCAATCCTGGGTCGAGAGATCGCGATGGCCAGGACCAACAACCTCCCATTCACTGTTCTGATGATCGATCTCGATCACTTCAAACGGATCAATGATGGTTGGGGGCATGGCGCCGGCGATCTCGTTCTGCGTCAGATCGCAGAGATCGTCCTGGATGCCGTCCGTCTCAGCGATTTTGTCTTTCGGTTCGGCGGCGAGGAATTTCTCGTTGCGCTCGTCGAAACGGATCGCGCAACTGCCTACCAGGTCGCTGAACGTATTCGAGAAGCCATTATGCAACAGCCGCTTCAGCTGCCGGATGGAGCCACAGTGGCCGCGACCACGTCAATCGGCGTCGCTGCTTTCGAAGGGCATCCCGACTTCGAATTTGTCGTCCGAGCGGCGGACCGAGCGCTCTATCGCGCAAAAGAACTGGGTCGAAATCGCACCGAAATGGCTCCACCCACGAAGAGCGGTGAAGAACCCGTCTAG
- a CDS encoding Amino acid ABC transporter substrate-binding protein (PAAT family), with the protein MLRLLSALLVPLAFVAGVSTVRADGGALDRILSKKKIVIAVQNDVTPYSLLDSNNKLDGLDIEVGRQIAKDLGVEPEFVVVTGANRIPALVTNQADITIATLTLTPQRAAVVSLTAPYTAVPHVVVGPKGKEIKTWKDMKDIKIGVPRGSFQDQYVTQLVGGNNIRRFEDDATTFQALASGQVEATALGITVAKSIIEKNPDLNLEIKFQGAMTYPTIGTRHADYDLRHWINTWIFYHKTDGFLESMHNKWLKIDMPELPSY; encoded by the coding sequence GTGCTTAGATTGCTCTCAGCCTTGCTTGTCCCTCTGGCATTCGTCGCGGGCGTCTCAACAGTAAGGGCCGACGGCGGCGCTCTCGATCGTATCTTATCGAAGAAGAAGATCGTTATCGCCGTCCAGAACGACGTCACGCCCTATTCGTTACTTGATTCCAACAACAAGCTCGATGGCCTCGATATCGAAGTCGGGCGGCAGATCGCCAAGGATCTGGGCGTCGAACCGGAATTCGTTGTGGTCACTGGTGCCAATCGCATTCCGGCTCTTGTCACCAATCAGGCCGACATTACCATCGCTACGCTGACGCTGACGCCACAGCGCGCGGCGGTTGTCAGTCTGACGGCTCCCTACACCGCCGTGCCTCACGTGGTAGTTGGCCCAAAAGGGAAGGAGATCAAGACCTGGAAAGACATGAAGGATATCAAGATCGGCGTGCCGCGAGGCAGCTTCCAGGACCAGTACGTGACGCAACTCGTCGGCGGAAACAACATTCGCCGCTTCGAGGATGACGCGACCACCTTCCAGGCTCTAGCCTCCGGGCAGGTCGAGGCAACCGCGCTGGGCATCACTGTCGCGAAGTCAATCATCGAAAAGAATCCAGATCTCAACCTGGAGATCAAGTTCCAAGGCGCGATGACCTATCCCACCATCGGCACCCGCCATGCCGATTACGACCTGCGGCATTGGATCAATACGTGGATCTTCTACCACAAGACCGATGGCTTCCTCGAATCCATGCACAACAAATGGCTGAAGATCGACATGCCTGAATTGCCGTCCTACTGA
- a CDS encoding Amidohydro-rel domain-containing protein: protein MIVDCHVNIWDDEHVLPHYVSGTAMARHGTIGTVADMETVHTAMRGVDKAIIFSLRYHDSAGIDGNDEVTARAVAKYPDKFIGFAAVDPRRHDAMDLLVHAVEDLHLKGVKFGPIYNGVSLLDPRMVPVYEYCVKRNLPLTMHMGTTFAAGTPIQYGKPTDVDEIARRYPDLKMIMAHLAHPWAEECIVICRKNANVYTEVSAIFYRPWQFWNGLIAAQEYRITERNKIFWGTDFPFATVEESIEALQAVNRFVEGTPMPRVSQETIDHILYSNPLEHWWHGGYPG, encoded by the coding sequence GTGATCGTCGATTGTCATGTCAATATCTGGGATGATGAGCATGTATTGCCGCATTACGTCAGCGGTACGGCGATGGCCAGGCACGGAACGATCGGCACCGTCGCGGACATGGAGACCGTTCATACGGCCATGCGCGGCGTCGATAAGGCGATCATTTTTAGCCTTCGCTACCACGACAGCGCCGGCATCGACGGCAATGACGAGGTCACCGCGCGCGCCGTCGCGAAGTATCCCGATAAGTTCATCGGCTTCGCGGCCGTCGATCCGCGCCGTCATGACGCCATGGATCTCCTGGTGCATGCTGTCGAGGATCTGCATCTCAAGGGCGTCAAGTTCGGGCCGATTTACAATGGCGTATCTCTCCTCGATCCGCGAATGGTTCCGGTCTACGAATATTGCGTCAAGCGTAACCTGCCGCTGACCATGCATATGGGGACCACTTTCGCCGCCGGCACGCCCATCCAGTATGGCAAGCCCACCGATGTCGACGAGATTGCCCGCCGATATCCCGACCTCAAGATGATCATGGCGCATCTCGCTCACCCTTGGGCGGAGGAATGCATCGTCATCTGCCGCAAGAATGCGAATGTCTACACGGAGGTTTCGGCGATCTTCTATCGGCCCTGGCAATTCTGGAACGGCCTGATCGCGGCGCAGGAATATCGCATAACCGAGCGCAATAAGATCTTTTGGGGCACGGATTTCCCCTTTGCGACCGTCGAGGAGTCGATCGAAGCGCTGCAGGCGGTCAACCGCTTCGTCGAAGGTACACCGATGCCCCGCGTCAGCCAGGAAACCATTGACCACATTCTCTATTCCAACCCGCTCGAGCACTGGTGGCACGGCGGCTATCCCGGCTGA
- a CDS encoding Amino acid ABC transporter membrane protein 2 (PAAT family), whose amino-acid sequence MRSFGVNDVWYLLIATQWTIYLTVVAFLVGGALGLWLALARTGGSRVGNSLALVWIRAFQNTPLLVQLFLIYYGLGLLGFRLPPFVAAAVGLICYASAFLAEIWRGCILSVPRQQWEAADALALTPWQIRWYVVLPQALRIAIPPTVGFLVKLIKNSSLASVVGMTELMRAATAINNATFQPFKVFLCAAIIYFLLCFPLTMLSRRFERQLDVSTRG is encoded by the coding sequence ATGCGTAGCTTCGGTGTCAACGATGTCTGGTATCTGCTGATCGCGACACAATGGACGATCTACCTGACCGTCGTGGCCTTCCTGGTTGGCGGGGCGCTTGGGCTGTGGCTCGCCCTTGCTCGCACTGGCGGCTCTCGGGTCGGCAACAGCCTCGCACTTGTCTGGATCAGGGCTTTTCAGAACACGCCGCTTCTTGTGCAATTGTTTCTCATCTACTACGGGCTCGGCTTGTTAGGCTTCCGCCTGCCACCCTTCGTCGCGGCTGCGGTCGGCCTCATCTGCTATGCATCGGCTTTCCTTGCCGAGATTTGGCGAGGCTGCATCCTCTCCGTGCCACGCCAACAATGGGAGGCGGCGGATGCCCTGGCGCTGACCCCATGGCAGATCCGCTGGTATGTCGTCCTGCCACAAGCTTTGCGTATCGCCATTCCGCCGACCGTCGGTTTTCTTGTCAAACTCATCAAGAATTCCTCACTCGCCAGTGTCGTCGGCATGACTGAGCTGATGCGCGCGGCGACTGCCATCAACAACGCCACGTTCCAACCGTTCAAGGTCTTTCTCTGCGCAGCCATTATCTATTTTCTGCTGTGCTTTCCTCTTACGATGCTTAGCCGTCGATTTGAAAGGCAACTCGATGTCAGCACTCGAGGTTAG
- the tcyN gene encoding cystine ABC transporter ATP binding subunit: protein MSALEVSGVSKRFGRLQVLQNIDLRLEKGQMLALIGRSGSGKSTLLRCMNGLERVDAGHITIGGHSLSYAPAALRRLRQDVGIVFQAYNLFPHLSVGRNIMLAPRLVLGWSSERAEARAREVLATVGLSEKFDAYPDQLSGGQQQRVAIARSLAMAPQVMLFDEVTSALDPELTGEVLLTMESLARSGMTMVLVTHEMNFARSVAHVVAFMHNGRIHEIAPAEDLFARPRTEELRRFLSSSL, encoded by the coding sequence ATGTCAGCACTCGAGGTTAGCGGTGTTTCCAAGCGCTTCGGTCGTCTGCAGGTGCTTCAGAACATCGATCTCCGATTGGAGAAGGGCCAGATGCTTGCCTTGATCGGCCGCAGCGGCTCTGGCAAAAGCACTTTGCTTCGTTGCATGAACGGTTTGGAGCGCGTCGACGCGGGCCATATCACCATCGGCGGGCATTCCCTGAGCTATGCGCCCGCCGCGCTGCGACGCCTGCGGCAGGATGTGGGCATCGTTTTCCAGGCCTATAATCTGTTCCCGCATCTCAGCGTCGGCCGCAATATCATGCTTGCGCCGCGACTTGTGTTGGGATGGTCTTCTGAACGCGCAGAAGCAAGGGCGCGCGAGGTGTTGGCGACGGTCGGGCTGTCGGAAAAATTTGACGCTTATCCTGACCAGCTTTCCGGTGGCCAGCAACAGCGTGTTGCCATTGCGCGTTCCCTCGCGATGGCGCCGCAGGTCATGTTGTTCGACGAAGTGACTTCGGCACTTGATCCGGAACTCACCGGCGAGGTGCTGCTCACCATGGAGAGCCTGGCCCGCTCAGGCATGACGATGGTGCTTGTGACCCACGAGATGAATTTCGCGCGTAGTGTCGCGCATGTCGTTGCCTTCATGCACAACGGACGCATTCATGAGATCGCACCCGCTGAGGACCTATTTGCGCGCCCGCGTACGGAAGAACTGCGCCGCTTTCTCTCATCCAGCTTGTAA
- the yesQ gene encoding putative ABC transporter permease protein YesQ (Evidence 3 : Putative function from multiple computational evidences): MTDATATSRPSRDGFINWRRLALHACLIAGALVMIYPLLWLASSSVKPSNLIFSDLSLWPARFRLQNYVDGWRGAALPFSTFFLNSFIISCLAVVGNVIACSMVAYAFARLNFAFKKTLFALMMLTIMIPLHATLIPQYALFYTLGWVNTFLPLVVPKFLAVDAFFIFLMVQFIRGIPRELDEAATVDGAGPIRIYWSVIMPLLTPALVTTAVFSFIWTYEDFLSPLVYLTSMDKYTVPQGLSLLMSSKGASSWGPLLAMSLLSLVPLFLVFFIFQRRLIEGIAATGLKG; the protein is encoded by the coding sequence ATGACCGACGCCACCGCGACATCTCGCCCGAGCAGGGACGGTTTTATAAATTGGCGACGACTGGCACTGCATGCTTGTCTCATCGCCGGCGCCCTGGTGATGATCTATCCTCTGCTTTGGCTGGCTAGCAGCTCGGTCAAACCGTCCAATCTCATCTTCTCTGATCTCAGCCTATGGCCTGCCCGGTTCCGGCTGCAGAACTACGTCGATGGCTGGCGCGGGGCCGCCCTGCCCTTCAGCACATTCTTTCTCAATTCGTTTATAATTTCCTGTCTCGCCGTCGTGGGCAATGTTATCGCATGCAGCATGGTCGCCTATGCCTTCGCGCGGCTCAACTTCGCGTTCAAGAAAACCTTGTTCGCGTTGATGATGCTGACGATCATGATCCCGCTCCACGCGACGCTCATTCCCCAATACGCATTGTTTTACACCCTCGGGTGGGTCAATACGTTTCTTCCGCTCGTCGTGCCAAAATTTCTCGCGGTGGATGCATTCTTTATATTCCTCATGGTTCAGTTCATTCGCGGCATTCCGCGTGAACTTGACGAAGCAGCGACTGTCGATGGCGCGGGGCCCATACGCATTTACTGGTCCGTCATCATGCCGTTACTCACGCCTGCGCTCGTCACTACCGCGGTTTTTTCCTTCATCTGGACTTACGAGGATTTTCTATCGCCGCTTGTCTACCTGACATCGATGGACAAATATACGGTTCCGCAAGGATTGAGTCTCCTGATGTCGTCCAAGGGAGCGTCATCCTGGGGACCGTTGCTTGCCATGTCGTTGCTGTCACTGGTCCCGCTCTTTCTCGTGTTCTTTATTTTCCAACGACGCCTGATCGAAGGCATCGCGGCGACAGGCCTGAAGGGTTAG